A genomic stretch from Spongiibacter nanhainus includes:
- a CDS encoding cytochrome b codes for MALKNTQSRYGWVSVALHWSMALAIFGMFGLGLWMDSLSYYDPWYRQGPFIHKSVGMILLALLVFRLLWRLTNIRPADASTLKNWERTTAHATHWALYGLMLAAMVAGYLISTADGRAISVFGWFDIPATLQGIENQEDIAGEIHEILAWAIIALVAVHGLAALKHHFIDRDDTLRKMLGKSGDPQQ; via the coding sequence ATGGCACTGAAAAATACCCAATCTCGCTATGGATGGGTCAGCGTGGCGCTGCACTGGAGCATGGCGCTGGCCATTTTCGGGATGTTCGGCCTTGGCCTGTGGATGGACAGCCTCAGCTACTACGACCCCTGGTACCGTCAGGGGCCCTTTATCCATAAAAGCGTGGGGATGATACTGCTGGCATTGCTGGTATTTCGTTTGCTGTGGCGCCTCACCAATATCCGCCCGGCCGATGCCAGCACCCTCAAAAACTGGGAGCGCACCACCGCTCACGCCACCCACTGGGCCCTGTATGGGCTGATGCTGGCCGCCATGGTGGCAGGTTATCTGATTTCCACCGCCGATGGCCGCGCCATCAGTGTATTTGGCTGGTTTGACATACCCGCCACCTTGCAGGGTATTGAGAACCAAGAGGACATCGCCGGTGAGATCCACGAGATTTTGGCCTGGGCCATTATCGCCCTAGTTGCGGTACACGGCCTGGCGGCACTGAAGCACCATTTTATCGATCGGGACGACACCCTGCGCAAGATGCTGGGTAAGTCCGGCGATCCGCAACAGTAA
- the ahcY gene encoding adenosylhomocysteinase, with protein sequence MSTVSAIDTTFTDYKVADISLADWGRREIDIAETEMPALMALREKYKADQPLKGAKIMGCIHMTIQTAVLIETLIELGAEVRWSSCNIFSTQDHAAAAIAAAGIPVFAWKGETEEEFWWCIEQTVLQDGKEWDANMILDDGGDLTLLMHDKYPHMLDNIHGISEETTTGVHRLLEMMEAGTLKVPAINVNDAVTKSKNDNKYGCRHSLNDAIKRGTDHLLSGKKALVIGYGDVGKGSAASLRQEGMIVKITEIDPICAMQACMDGFEVVSPYKDGINDGSEASIDKALLQNTDLVVTTTGNVDVCDANMLKNLKNGCVVCNIGHFDSEIDTAYMRKNWEWQEVKPQVHKVVRDAASNDHLILLSEGRLVNLGNATGHPSRIMDGSFANQVLAQIYLWERKFADLPEAEKASNLYVKVLPKKLDEEVAAEMVRGFGGVITRMTDEQAKYINVPVEGPYKPEAYKY encoded by the coding sequence ATGAGTACTGTAAGCGCAATAGACACTACCTTCACCGACTACAAAGTTGCCGATATCAGCCTGGCCGACTGGGGCCGCCGCGAGATCGACATCGCCGAAACTGAAATGCCGGCACTGATGGCCCTGCGGGAAAAATACAAAGCCGATCAGCCTCTCAAGGGCGCCAAGATCATGGGCTGTATTCACATGACCATCCAGACCGCGGTATTGATTGAAACTCTGATCGAGCTGGGCGCCGAAGTGCGCTGGTCATCCTGTAATATTTTCTCCACCCAGGACCACGCCGCCGCTGCCATCGCCGCCGCCGGTATTCCTGTGTTTGCCTGGAAAGGTGAGACCGAGGAAGAGTTCTGGTGGTGCATCGAGCAAACCGTACTGCAAGACGGAAAAGAGTGGGACGCCAATATGATTCTGGACGATGGTGGCGACCTGACTCTGCTGATGCACGACAAGTACCCCCATATGCTGGACAACATTCACGGCATTTCCGAAGAGACCACCACCGGCGTTCACCGCCTGCTGGAAATGATGGAAGCAGGCACACTGAAAGTGCCCGCCATCAACGTCAACGATGCGGTGACCAAGTCCAAGAACGATAACAAGTACGGCTGCCGCCACAGCCTGAACGACGCCATCAAGCGCGGCACAGACCACCTGTTATCCGGCAAGAAAGCGCTGGTCATCGGCTACGGCGATGTGGGTAAAGGCTCTGCGGCCAGCCTGCGTCAGGAAGGTATGATCGTAAAGATCACTGAGATTGACCCCATCTGTGCCATGCAGGCCTGTATGGATGGTTTTGAGGTTGTATCGCCTTACAAAGACGGTATCAATGACGGTTCTGAAGCCTCAATCGACAAAGCGCTGTTACAGAACACCGACCTGGTGGTCACCACCACCGGCAACGTGGATGTCTGTGACGCCAATATGCTGAAGAACCTGAAAAACGGCTGTGTGGTCTGCAACATCGGTCACTTCGACAGCGAAATCGACACGGCCTATATGCGTAAAAACTGGGAGTGGCAGGAAGTGAAGCCCCAGGTCCACAAAGTGGTACGCGATGCGGCCAGCAACGATCACTTGATCCTTCTCTCTGAGGGTCGCCTGGTAAACCTGGGCAATGCCACAGGTCACCCCTCGCGCATTATGGATGGCTCCTTCGCCAACCAGGTACTGGCACAAATCTACCTGTGGGAGCGTAAGTTTGCCGATCTTCCCGAGGCGGAAAAGGCTTCCAACCTCTACGTTAAAGTCCTGCCTAAAAAGCTGGACGAGGAAGTGGCCGCGGAGATGGTGCGGGGCTTTGGCGGCGTCATTACCCGGATGACCGACGAGCAGGCCAAGTACATCAATGTGCCGGTGGAAGGCCCCTACAAGCCCGAAGCCTACAAATACTAA
- a CDS encoding tetratricopeptide repeat protein: protein MMTDNPKSKTRLHPVLVNLGCSFAIGAAAVLAVPVASSLLSPVLQMSGPGQAFAQDSENKERRETRRTPAIRAKVFEVLNEAQVAADEKRYNEAIKILNGLRDKTGRGELNSYELANLYNLYAFVYFTQENYPKALESYENVIKQPDIPIAMELNTKYTIAQLYFVAENYRAGVKTLLEWFKFKEDLQEDPGAGAYALLAQGYYQLNDQDKALRYIEVAINDYEKRGKVPKEQWWGLQRYLYYEKGNTKKVVELLEETLKHYQKKNYWLQLSSLYNELKRENEATAAMEAAYEQGLLEKDKELVNMAYLFLQSEVPYKAAKVLDEGIKKGAIPATSKNLELLGNSWRQAQEVKKAIPEMEKAAAKSDKGELWSRLGSVYLDNDEFAKAADAIESAFKKGGLKRPDSAYLVLGMARFNLEQYDSARRAFKQALKDDRSADYARQWMKFMENELARQEALKDEI, encoded by the coding sequence ATGATGACTGATAATCCCAAGAGCAAGACTCGCTTGCATCCGGTGTTGGTCAATCTTGGCTGTTCCTTTGCTATCGGCGCCGCGGCTGTATTGGCGGTGCCCGTAGCAAGCTCATTGCTGTCACCGGTTTTGCAGATGTCGGGTCCCGGCCAGGCATTTGCGCAGGACTCAGAAAACAAAGAGCGCCGCGAAACCCGCCGCACGCCGGCGATTCGCGCGAAAGTCTTTGAAGTCTTGAACGAGGCTCAGGTAGCGGCTGACGAAAAGCGCTACAACGAAGCTATCAAGATCCTCAACGGCCTGCGTGACAAAACTGGACGTGGTGAGTTGAACAGCTATGAGCTGGCCAACCTCTACAATCTCTACGCCTTTGTGTACTTCACTCAGGAAAACTACCCCAAGGCGCTGGAGTCCTATGAGAATGTCATCAAGCAGCCCGACATTCCCATTGCCATGGAGCTCAACACCAAGTACACCATTGCCCAGCTGTACTTTGTCGCTGAAAACTACCGTGCCGGTGTAAAAACACTGCTGGAGTGGTTTAAATTTAAAGAAGATCTGCAGGAAGACCCCGGTGCTGGCGCTTACGCGCTACTGGCCCAGGGCTACTACCAGCTCAACGATCAGGACAAAGCACTGCGCTATATCGAAGTGGCCATCAACGACTACGAGAAGCGTGGCAAGGTGCCCAAGGAGCAGTGGTGGGGTTTGCAGCGCTATCTCTACTACGAAAAAGGCAACACCAAGAAAGTCGTAGAGCTGCTGGAAGAGACCCTCAAGCATTACCAGAAGAAAAACTACTGGTTGCAGCTCTCGTCGCTCTATAACGAGTTGAAGCGAGAGAACGAGGCCACCGCCGCAATGGAAGCTGCCTACGAGCAGGGCTTGCTGGAGAAGGACAAAGAGCTGGTTAATATGGCCTACCTCTTCCTTCAGTCCGAAGTCCCCTATAAGGCGGCCAAAGTTCTGGATGAAGGCATCAAGAAAGGCGCCATTCCGGCCACCTCCAAAAACCTGGAATTGCTGGGTAACTCCTGGCGTCAGGCCCAGGAAGTGAAAAAAGCTATTCCGGAAATGGAAAAAGCCGCCGCCAAGTCCGACAAGGGCGAGCTCTGGTCCCGTTTGGGTAGCGTCTACCTGGACAACGACGAGTTTGCCAAGGCGGCTGACGCCATCGAGAGTGCCTTCAAAAAAGGCGGTTTGAAGCGTCCTGACAGCGCTTATCTGGTGTTGGGAATGGCCCGCTTTAACCTCGAGCAATACGACAGCGCCCGCCGTGCCTTTAAACAGGCTTTGAAGGATGATCGCTCTGCGGACTACGCTCGCCAGTGGATGAAGTTCATGGAAAATGAACTGGCGCGTCAGGAAGCCCTGAAAGACGAAATCTGA
- a CDS encoding YceI family protein: MIKQLLSRSLLSLSLIGSLMLGLAAPLHAADYTIDTKGAHAFIQFRIKHLGYSWLYGRFNDFEGDFSYDPDKPEASSVKVKIDVASIDSNHAERDKHLRGDDFLDVEKYPTATFVSTSFTPTGEDTAELKGELTLRGVTKPITIAVTEIGAGKDPWGGYRQGFTGKTEFALKDFGIDYDLGPASRTVELILDVEGIAKTMM; the protein is encoded by the coding sequence ATGATTAAACAGTTACTGAGCCGCTCACTGCTGTCACTGAGCCTGATCGGAAGCCTGATGTTGGGCCTCGCCGCACCACTTCACGCCGCCGATTACACCATTGATACCAAGGGCGCCCACGCCTTCATTCAATTCAGAATCAAGCACTTGGGCTACAGCTGGCTGTACGGCCGTTTCAACGATTTTGAAGGCGACTTCTCCTACGACCCCGACAAGCCTGAAGCCTCGTCAGTGAAGGTGAAAATCGATGTAGCCAGTATCGACAGCAACCACGCCGAGCGAGACAAGCACTTGCGCGGTGACGATTTTTTAGATGTGGAAAAATACCCCACCGCCACTTTCGTTAGCACCAGCTTCACACCGACTGGCGAGGATACGGCCGAACTGAAAGGGGAACTGACCCTGCGGGGCGTCACCAAGCCCATCACCATTGCCGTTACCGAAATCGGCGCCGGCAAAGACCCCTGGGGCGGTTACCGGCAGGGCTTTACCGGTAAAACCGAATTTGCGCTGAAGGATTTTGGGATTGACTACGACCTGGGGCCCGCATCCCGCACCGTAGAACTGATACTAGATGTGGAAGGCATTGCCAAAACCATGATGTAA
- a CDS encoding DUF2126 domain-containing protein has product MTIRVAINHNTYYKFDRLVELSPHVIRLRPAPHSRTPIKSYSLKVSPKDHFLNWQQDAFGNYLARVVFPEKTRELSVEVEVIADMTVINPFDFFLEEYAEHFPFTYPEQLQKELTPYLEKRPQGPKFEAMLNSISLEERRTIDMLVAVNQLVEGAIDYAIRMEPGVQSPEETLEKAVGSCRDSGWLLVQLFRHLGLAARFASGYLVQLASDEKSLDGPSGPEQDFTDLHAWCEVYIPGAGWIGLDPTSGLFASEGHIPLACTPDPVSAAPIDGFMDECEVDFDFSNEVTRVHEDPRVTKPYSDAQWADILTLGDHIDEQLTARDVRLTMGGEPTFVSVDDMESAQWNTAALGAEKLSLAKTLLLRLRDHFAPKGLLHYGQGKWYPGEEVPRWALGLFWRTDGEPLWSRPHLLARVDKDYGHDSALAEKFTERVVVRLGVDQKYAQPAYEDALHYLLQEQKVPKNIDALAFRVKGDLDRRRLARLVERGFNTPTGFVLPLEWNGRAWQSSVWETRRERLILIPGDSPMGLRLPLGDLPALTEEELPPDRDPFEPKPELAPRVAYADGDWPAVLGQTVSPQVADAAKPASGGSPAQSKTEVRPLVRTALCIEARDGKLHAFLPPLYALEHYVALLAVLEEVAAELDAPMILEGYEPPRDPRMQKLLVTPDPGVIEVNIHPAKNWRELVANTNELYAAARESRLGTEKFMLDGRHTGTGGGNHITLGGATPADSPMLRRPDLLRSLVSFWQHHPSLSYLFSSAFVGPTSQAPRADEGRDEMLYEMEIAFQQMPEGLSEKPWLIDRLMRNLLVDITGNTHRAEFCIDKLYAPGSATGRLGLLEFRGFEMPPHARMALVQALLIRAMVARFWDEPYRKPLVRWGTSLHDKFMLPHFIWEDVKEVAADLQSRGYDFKSEWLLPFEEFRFPHYGRISLEGIEIELRWAIEPWHVLGEEVGSFGTARYVDSSVERLQVKVSGLTDSRYVLACNGRRVPLHNTGRQGEYVAGVRYRAWAPPSALHPTIGVHTPLVFDLIDTWNGRSVGGCSYHVSHPGGRSYETFPVNAFEAESRRINRFDTVSHTPGPYTPRPDVDAVREFFAEPPRPMSPPPEESPGEYPHTLDLRRAANWIG; this is encoded by the coding sequence ATGACTATCAGGGTGGCAATCAACCACAACACCTATTACAAGTTCGATCGCCTGGTCGAACTGTCACCTCACGTGATTCGTCTTAGGCCGGCCCCTCACAGCCGCACACCAATCAAAAGCTACAGCCTAAAAGTCTCCCCCAAGGACCACTTTCTCAACTGGCAGCAAGATGCTTTTGGCAACTACCTGGCGCGTGTCGTCTTTCCGGAAAAGACTCGGGAGCTTTCTGTCGAGGTGGAAGTGATTGCCGATATGACGGTGATTAACCCCTTTGATTTCTTCCTGGAGGAGTACGCCGAGCATTTTCCTTTCACTTACCCTGAGCAGCTTCAAAAGGAACTGACTCCCTATCTGGAAAAGCGGCCGCAGGGGCCTAAATTTGAGGCCATGCTGAACAGCATCAGTCTTGAGGAGCGGCGCACCATTGATATGTTGGTGGCGGTGAACCAACTGGTTGAGGGGGCCATCGATTACGCGATCAGAATGGAACCGGGTGTTCAGAGCCCGGAAGAAACCCTTGAAAAAGCGGTCGGCTCCTGCCGGGACTCCGGTTGGTTGCTGGTGCAGTTATTTCGCCATCTTGGTTTGGCAGCACGGTTTGCCTCTGGCTATCTGGTGCAATTGGCGTCCGACGAGAAGTCGCTGGATGGGCCGAGCGGGCCGGAACAAGACTTTACTGACTTGCACGCGTGGTGCGAAGTGTATATCCCTGGTGCTGGTTGGATAGGCTTGGACCCCACCTCCGGACTGTTTGCCAGTGAAGGGCATATCCCGCTTGCCTGTACCCCCGATCCGGTGTCGGCGGCGCCTATCGACGGCTTTATGGACGAGTGCGAAGTCGACTTTGATTTCAGCAACGAAGTGACTCGTGTTCACGAAGACCCCCGGGTGACCAAGCCATACAGCGATGCGCAGTGGGCGGATATCCTGACCTTGGGCGATCACATTGACGAGCAGCTGACGGCGCGGGATGTGCGCCTGACAATGGGCGGTGAGCCTACCTTTGTCTCGGTTGACGATATGGAATCGGCGCAGTGGAATACCGCCGCTTTGGGCGCCGAGAAATTGAGTTTGGCCAAAACCCTGCTGCTGCGCCTGCGAGACCACTTTGCGCCCAAAGGTCTGCTGCACTACGGGCAGGGCAAGTGGTACCCCGGCGAGGAAGTGCCGCGCTGGGCCCTGGGATTGTTCTGGCGTACCGATGGAGAACCGCTCTGGAGTCGTCCCCATTTGTTGGCCAGGGTCGACAAGGACTATGGCCATGACAGTGCATTAGCCGAGAAATTTACTGAAAGGGTGGTGGTGCGCTTGGGGGTCGACCAGAAGTATGCCCAGCCTGCCTATGAAGATGCCCTGCATTATCTGTTACAAGAACAGAAGGTACCCAAAAATATTGATGCCCTGGCTTTTCGGGTCAAGGGTGATCTCGATCGGCGCCGACTGGCCCGCCTGGTCGAGCGGGGTTTTAATACGCCCACCGGCTTTGTCTTGCCCCTGGAGTGGAATGGTCGTGCCTGGCAGAGCTCGGTATGGGAAACCCGGCGGGAGCGCCTGATATTGATACCCGGCGACTCGCCGATGGGCTTGCGCCTGCCGTTGGGGGATCTGCCGGCGTTGACCGAGGAAGAGCTGCCACCAGACCGCGACCCCTTTGAGCCCAAGCCGGAGCTTGCGCCCCGGGTGGCCTATGCCGATGGTGATTGGCCAGCGGTGCTGGGGCAGACAGTGAGTCCTCAGGTTGCCGATGCTGCAAAGCCGGCCTCCGGTGGCTCCCCCGCACAATCCAAGACCGAAGTGCGTCCTCTGGTTCGCACAGCGCTGTGTATTGAAGCTCGGGACGGTAAGCTGCACGCCTTCCTGCCGCCTCTTTATGCACTGGAGCACTATGTCGCTCTGTTAGCCGTACTGGAGGAAGTGGCCGCGGAGTTGGATGCGCCGATGATCTTGGAGGGCTACGAGCCGCCGCGGGATCCGCGTATGCAAAAGCTGCTGGTGACCCCAGATCCCGGCGTTATTGAAGTGAACATTCATCCCGCCAAAAACTGGCGGGAGCTGGTGGCGAATACCAATGAGTTGTATGCCGCTGCTCGGGAGTCCCGCCTGGGAACCGAGAAATTTATGTTGGACGGTCGCCACACCGGTACCGGTGGCGGCAACCATATTACTCTGGGTGGCGCGACTCCCGCCGACAGCCCGATGTTGCGGCGTCCGGATTTGTTGCGCAGCCTGGTGAGCTTCTGGCAGCACCACCCCAGTCTGTCCTACTTGTTCTCCAGTGCGTTTGTCGGCCCCACCAGTCAGGCGCCCCGCGCCGATGAAGGGCGGGACGAGATGCTCTACGAGATGGAAATCGCCTTCCAGCAAATGCCTGAAGGGCTTTCCGAAAAGCCCTGGTTGATCGACAGACTGATGCGCAATTTGCTGGTGGATATTACCGGCAATACCCATCGGGCCGAATTCTGTATCGACAAACTTTACGCGCCGGGATCTGCCACAGGGCGCTTGGGCTTATTGGAATTTCGCGGCTTTGAAATGCCGCCCCACGCCCGTATGGCACTGGTTCAGGCCTTGTTGATCCGGGCCATGGTGGCGCGTTTCTGGGACGAGCCCTACCGCAAGCCGCTGGTGCGCTGGGGGACCTCCCTGCACGACAAATTCATGCTGCCGCACTTTATATGGGAAGACGTCAAGGAAGTTGCCGCCGACCTGCAAAGCCGCGGCTATGACTTCAAGAGCGAGTGGCTGCTGCCCTTCGAAGAGTTTCGCTTTCCGCATTATGGCCGCATTTCTCTGGAGGGCATCGAGATTGAGTTGCGCTGGGCGATCGAGCCCTGGCACGTGCTGGGTGAAGAGGTAGGCAGCTTCGGTACCGCCCGCTATGTGGATTCCTCGGTGGAGCGCCTGCAAGTCAAAGTCAGCGGCCTCACTGACAGCCGCTATGTACTGGCTTGTAATGGCCGCCGGGTGCCGCTGCACAATACCGGCCGCCAGGGCGAGTATGTAGCTGGGGTGCGCTATCGGGCCTGGGCGCCGCCTTCGGCTCTGCACCCCACCATCGGTGTACACACGCCGCTGGTGTTCGACTTGATTGATACCTGGAATGGTCGCTCGGTGGGCGGCTGTAGCTACCACGTATCCCATCCCGGTGGTCGCAGCTACGAGACCTTCCCGGTCAACGCCTTCGAGGCCGAATCTCGGCGTATTAACCGCTTTGACACCGTCAGCCACACGCCGGGGCCCTATACCCCGAGACCGGATGTGGACGCGGTCAGAGAGTTTTTTGCCGAGCCGCCGCGACCGATGTCGCCGCCTCCAGAAGAGTCGCCGGGAGAATATCCTCACACCCTGGATTTGCGCCGAGCGGCCAACTGGATTGGCTAG
- the metF gene encoding methylenetetrahydrofolate reductase [NAD(P)H]: MDKRFSFEFFPPKTDVGRDKLINTRDQLAALEPEFFSVTYGAGGSTRDNTRNIVMDTKKAGLSVAPHLSFGSDNEAAMLSLIEDYRDAGIDRIVALRGDMPSGMGATRLVYARELVEFIRKHTGDHFHLEVAAYPEIHPDAPSYDQDITYLKEKLDAGANSAITQYFYSADAYFYFLDACEKAGIDKPIYPGIMPITNYDNLARFSRNCGAEIPRWLAHKLEGYGKDMDSVVAFGKEMVTELCHILLEGGAPGIHFYTMNQVEPVAGILKALKSD, encoded by the coding sequence ATGGACAAGCGATTTAGTTTTGAATTTTTTCCCCCAAAAACCGATGTCGGTCGCGACAAGCTGATCAACACCCGGGACCAACTGGCCGCGCTGGAGCCCGAGTTCTTCTCCGTGACCTACGGCGCCGGCGGTTCCACCCGGGACAACACCCGCAATATTGTGATGGACACCAAAAAGGCAGGGCTGTCAGTGGCGCCCCACTTGTCCTTTGGCAGTGACAATGAAGCCGCCATGCTGTCCCTGATCGAAGATTACCGCGATGCGGGCATCGATCGGATTGTCGCGCTGCGGGGAGATATGCCTTCCGGGATGGGCGCCACGCGATTGGTTTATGCCCGGGAATTGGTGGAGTTTATCCGCAAGCACACCGGCGATCATTTTCACTTGGAGGTCGCGGCGTATCCGGAGATCCACCCCGACGCCCCCAGTTACGATCAGGACATCACCTACCTGAAAGAAAAGCTCGACGCCGGCGCCAACAGCGCCATTACCCAGTATTTTTACAGCGCCGACGCTTACTTTTACTTCCTCGACGCCTGCGAAAAGGCCGGTATAGACAAGCCGATTTACCCCGGCATTATGCCCATCACTAACTACGATAATCTGGCGCGCTTCTCGCGCAATTGCGGCGCAGAGATTCCCCGCTGGCTGGCTCACAAGCTGGAAGGTTATGGCAAGGACATGGACAGCGTAGTGGCATTTGGCAAAGAGATGGTCACCGAGCTCTGTCACATCCTGCTGGAGGGCGGCGCACCCGGCATCCACTTCTACACCATGAACCAAGTGGAACCCGTTGCCGGCATCCTTAAAGCCCTGAAGTCAGACTAA
- a CDS encoding LLM class flavin-dependent oxidoreductase: MKIGVCLPYMKRELRRQHFLDWCRFIDQGPFHSLSCGERVTGYTLEMRNILAFAAAVTERVRIIPSLYVLPMHSSVQSAKEIATLDILSNGRVTLCVGVGGREQDYRALGASFKRRFQRMDDQIAEMKTLWRGEALEGLEEVGPLPIQEGGPPILAGSMGPKSIRRVAEWADGLYGFAMDGNPSLVRYFFDAAEQAWRDAGRDTRPYRMSGFWYCLAEGAEAQLRAYVYDYLEVLSKEEAGKIADGMVMHDPGAIREGISAIEELGCDEIQLVPATADMAELEKLATILETR; this comes from the coding sequence ATGAAAATTGGTGTTTGCCTGCCCTACATGAAACGGGAACTCCGCCGCCAGCACTTTCTGGACTGGTGCCGTTTTATCGACCAGGGCCCCTTTCACAGTCTGTCCTGCGGTGAGCGCGTCACTGGCTATACCCTGGAGATGCGCAATATCCTGGCCTTTGCCGCCGCGGTTACTGAACGGGTAAGAATTATTCCCTCCCTCTACGTATTGCCGATGCACAGCTCGGTGCAGAGCGCTAAGGAAATCGCCACCCTGGACATTCTCTCCAACGGCCGGGTCACACTGTGCGTTGGTGTCGGCGGCCGGGAGCAGGACTATCGCGCCCTGGGCGCCAGCTTCAAGCGCCGCTTCCAGCGCATGGACGACCAAATTGCCGAGATGAAAACCCTGTGGCGAGGCGAAGCACTGGAAGGGCTTGAAGAAGTGGGCCCCTTACCGATTCAGGAAGGCGGCCCCCCTATCCTTGCCGGCTCCATGGGGCCCAAAAGTATCCGGCGCGTCGCCGAGTGGGCAGACGGCCTTTACGGCTTTGCCATGGACGGCAACCCATCGCTGGTCCGCTACTTTTTTGACGCTGCCGAACAGGCTTGGCGGGACGCCGGTCGCGACACCCGCCCCTATCGCATGAGCGGCTTCTGGTACTGTCTGGCCGAGGGTGCCGAAGCACAACTCCGAGCCTATGTTTACGACTACCTGGAAGTACTCAGCAAAGAGGAAGCCGGCAAAATCGCCGATGGCATGGTGATGCACGACCCCGGCGCCATCCGCGAAGGGATCAGCGCCATTGAGGAGCTGGGCTGCGATGAAATCCAACTGGTCCCTGCCACCGCCGATATGGCGGAATTGGAAAAGCTGGCCACGATCCTGGAGACACGCTGA
- a CDS encoding DCC1-like thiol-disulfide oxidoreductase family protein, which yields MLSLRNPFVVDLRAIALMRMGIGALILADLLIRAPDLAVFLSDSGVWPRDVSMAYLGSERWSLYWISGHWLWSLLLFLCAGFFAICLLCGMRTRLATLMSFILLASLHNRAPLLLQGGDNLLLMLLFWGLFLPWGERFSFDAAMTREPRYQNRLFSAGGVALLLQIMSVYFFSAFLKNGAAWGSEGTGIYYALSNKQFTIGLASFWNDWLWLNKPLTHYVWWLELVGPLLAFSPLFFTQARLLVFFCFVTLEIGFLFNLSVGLFPFISIVSLLALLPTAALDRVFAPRRPVSSSLVMYYDRDCGFCVKTCYWLAYLLGLKSVTSIQPAQDHPEVGPLLEREFSWVLETADGSRYLRWQAIVVLLQHSPRAAWLARPLSLLGGAGDRLYHWIGNHRRQFGRVTALALPWRERYPRQGWVLQGVAALFAGGILWWNISTIPQWDYIHGVHTGLPSSRVSYPETLRTVKNVLRLDQKWNMFAPYPDRSDDWYFIPGITVGGDMVDVLRQKDGMPDWGQPDDYYPRPAFLLDYRWRKYLTRIGYRSNSRYRGEYGSWVCRTWNESRRGEQRLEAFNIYLFRKPTPAPGAADEPPTRRIRLWRHHCLDADRLGEDRVEKRLAQESGW from the coding sequence ATGCTGAGCTTGCGCAACCCCTTTGTGGTGGACCTTCGTGCCATTGCGTTGATGCGGATGGGTATCGGTGCCCTGATACTCGCCGACTTGCTGATTCGCGCACCGGACCTGGCCGTCTTCCTCAGTGACTCGGGAGTATGGCCCCGGGATGTCTCCATGGCCTACTTGGGCTCGGAACGTTGGTCCCTGTATTGGATTAGTGGTCACTGGCTGTGGTCCCTGCTGCTATTTTTATGTGCCGGCTTTTTTGCCATCTGCCTGCTGTGCGGTATGCGCACTCGCCTGGCAACGCTGATGAGTTTTATTCTGCTGGCGTCTCTGCACAACCGGGCGCCGCTGTTGTTACAGGGTGGCGATAATCTGCTGCTGATGTTGTTGTTTTGGGGGCTGTTCCTGCCCTGGGGGGAGCGCTTCTCTTTCGATGCGGCAATGACTCGTGAGCCCCGATACCAGAACCGCCTGTTTAGTGCCGGTGGGGTGGCGTTGTTGCTGCAGATTATGTCGGTGTATTTTTTCTCCGCGTTCCTTAAGAACGGTGCTGCCTGGGGTAGTGAGGGCACCGGGATCTATTACGCCCTCAGCAACAAGCAGTTCACTATCGGCCTGGCCAGTTTCTGGAACGATTGGCTGTGGCTCAACAAGCCACTGACTCACTATGTGTGGTGGCTGGAGCTGGTCGGGCCACTGTTGGCTTTTAGCCCGCTGTTTTTTACCCAGGCGCGGCTGTTGGTGTTCTTCTGTTTTGTCACCCTGGAGATTGGTTTTCTTTTTAACCTCAGTGTTGGCCTGTTTCCCTTTATCTCCATCGTCTCGCTGTTGGCGCTGCTGCCCACGGCAGCACTGGATCGAGTGTTTGCGCCGCGGCGACCGGTCAGTTCGTCGCTGGTGATGTATTACGACCGGGACTGCGGCTTCTGTGTCAAAACCTGCTATTGGCTCGCCTATCTGCTGGGGCTGAAGTCGGTCACCAGTATTCAGCCAGCTCAGGATCACCCTGAGGTAGGGCCGCTGCTGGAGCGGGAGTTCAGCTGGGTACTGGAAACCGCCGATGGCAGTCGTTACTTGCGCTGGCAAGCGATTGTGGTGCTGTTGCAACATTCACCGCGAGCGGCGTGGTTAGCTCGCCCCCTGTCATTACTGGGTGGCGCGGGGGATCGCCTCTACCACTGGATTGGCAACCACCGTCGCCAGTTTGGTCGGGTGACCGCTCTGGCCCTGCCCTGGCGGGAGCGCTACCCGCGGCAGGGTTGGGTGCTGCAGGGCGTCGCGGCACTCTTTGCCGGAGGAATTCTGTGGTGGAATATCAGCACCATTCCCCAGTGGGATTATATTCACGGCGTGCATACCGGCCTGCCCTCGTCCCGTGTGAGCTACCCTGAGACCTTGAGAACCGTTAAAAATGTGCTGCGCCTGGATCAGAAGTGGAATATGTTTGCGCCGTATCCCGACCGCTCTGACGACTGGTATTTTATCCCCGGCATCACTGTGGGGGGTGACATGGTGGATGTGCTGAGGCAAAAGGATGGCATGCCTGACTGGGGGCAGCCTGATGATTACTATCCCCGGCCGGCCTTTCTGTTGGATTACCGCTGGCGGAAGTATCTAACCCGCATTGGCTACCGCAGCAACAGCCGCTATCGCGGCGAATACGGCAGCTGGGTGTGTCGAACCTGGAACGAAAGCCGCCGTGGGGAACAGCGGCTGGAAGCCTTTAACATCTATCTGTTCCGTAAACCGACCCCGGCCCCCGGGGCCGCTGACGAGCCGCCAACCCGCCGTATTCGCCTGTGGCGCCATCACTGCCTGGATGCGGACCGCCTGGGCGAGGATCGCGTCGAAAAACGTCTCGCTCAAGAGTCCGGCTGGTAA